GACAATAAGCGGGGTCAGATATTTACTAAATTGATCAGAGCGATTACTGTCGCGGCGAGAGACGGCGGTGATTTAAATAGTAATTTTAAGTTAAGATTAGCGGTAGAAAAAGCCAGAGTAGTCAATATGCCCAAAGCTAACATTGAGCGGGCAGTGGAGCGTGGCAGCGGGGTCGGAGAGGGAGGCAGTGGGTTAGCGGAGGGGGTCTATGAGGGTTTTGGCCCGGGGAATATGGCAGTGATGGTGTCAGTTTTAACCGATAATAAAAATCGGACAGCCAGCGAGATAAAAAAAATTTTCGAAAGGGGTGGGGGAACATTAGGACAGCCGGGCTCAGTGGCTTTTTTATTCGATAAAAAGGGCAGGTTATTGATTGAAAAAAAAGCCGAGACGGAAAGTGAAATTCTACAATTAATTGATTTAGGGGCGGAGGATGTGGAAGAAGCGGAAGACGGAATTGAAGTTTTAACCCAGGCAAACAAATTAGCGGAAACAAAATTAAAAGTTGATCAGGCAGGTTTTACGGTTAAAGAAGCGGAATTGGTGTTTGTGCCGAAAAATTATTTGGTTTTAGAAGAGGAAATGAAAGGAAAGGCATTCCAGTTTTTAGAGACGTTAGATAATCATGATGATGTGCAGGAAGTTTATTCGAATATATGAGTAAGCGGACCAAGTTAGCAGTGACGGCGTTGGTGTTGACTTTGGGGTTAATCGGCATTCAGTCGATTGAAATTGATTCACGCTATCAGGCGATCGGGCTTTTGGCGGGAATGGCCTATGGTTTGTCCGTCTGGGCTTTATTTGACGATTTGAAAGGAATTGAATGGTTGACGGTGTTAATTTTGCCGGTTTTTTATCCGGTAGCGGTGGCTCTTTTCTATTTTTTATTGCCGGTAAGGTTATTGAGCCGGGTGATGATTTTAAGTGTGTTTGGAATCGGCATGTATGCACTCCTCCTGACCGAGAATATTTTGTCAGTAGCGGCAATCAGGACGATTCAGTTATTAAGAGCGGCTCACGCGGTGGGATTTTTAATTACTTTGGTAGTGGCCTTTTTTCTCTGGGATACGCTTTTCTCTTTCCGCTTCTTCCCTTGGTGGAATGGCTTGGCGGTTGGTTTAACTAGTTTAGGTTTAAGTTTACAGGCGGTTTGGAGTGTTAATCTTGAGGAAAAAATTTCTAAGGAAGTTTGGCAAAACAGTTTGGGCATTAGTTGGGGATTGGGAACATTGGCTTTAGTGATCAGCTTTTGGCCGGTAACCATTACCGTGGCTTCTCTGTTTTTAGTCAGTGGGTTATACGT
Above is a window of Candidatus Beckwithbacteria bacterium DNA encoding:
- a CDS encoding YebC/PmpR family DNA-binding transcriptional regulator — encoded protein: MSGHSKWATIKHKKAVTDNKRGQIFTKLIRAITVAARDGGDLNSNFKLRLAVEKARVVNMPKANIERAVERGSGVGEGGSGLAEGVYEGFGPGNMAVMVSVLTDNKNRTASEIKKIFERGGGTLGQPGSVAFLFDKKGRLLIEKKAETESEILQLIDLGAEDVEEAEDGIEVLTQANKLAETKLKVDQAGFTVKEAELVFVPKNYLVLEEEMKGKAFQFLETLDNHDDVQEVYSNI